One genomic segment of Anaerolineales bacterium includes these proteins:
- a CDS encoding glycosyltransferase encodes ASSPHPSPRISVVMPSFNQAEYLEAALESVLRQGYPDLELIVIDGGSTDGSPDILRRYGDRLSHWSSTPDRGQTDAINRGFGMATGEIVAWLNSDDAYLAGALDGAARALLDHPHVGMVYADGVMVDQQGALLDRHRYRPLETLDLLCFDVLLQPTVFMRRAALGEVGPLDESYNLIMDHDLWVRFAARHPLLHVSAEWAAERTHPQAKTVALAAGFVEEAETLIRKAGVDPRLRPMVEANRQLIRASLDAFAARRLIDAGDYRGASLRWARAARTNARVGMRYWYKAVQAGLSAAGVSRWFIGYRNLRRSAQHRRAVLVMGESGGVIQARPGRDALEIQ; translated from the coding sequence GCTTCTAGCCCCCATCCCTCACCGAGGATCAGCGTGGTCATGCCCTCGTTCAACCAGGCCGAGTATCTCGAGGCGGCGCTGGAATCCGTCTTGCGCCAAGGCTACCCGGACCTGGAGTTGATCGTGATCGACGGCGGATCCACCGACGGGAGCCCGGACATCCTGAGGCGGTATGGGGATCGATTGAGCCACTGGTCCTCCACGCCCGATCGGGGGCAGACGGACGCCATCAATCGCGGTTTCGGAATGGCGACCGGAGAGATCGTGGCCTGGTTGAACTCCGACGACGCCTATCTCGCCGGAGCACTGGACGGGGCGGCACGCGCCCTATTGGATCACCCGCATGTTGGGATGGTGTACGCAGATGGGGTCATGGTGGACCAGCAAGGTGCGCTGCTCGATCGCCATCGCTATCGACCGCTCGAGACCCTGGACCTGCTGTGTTTCGATGTCCTTCTGCAGCCAACGGTCTTCATGCGGCGAGCGGCCCTGGGAGAGGTTGGTCCGCTGGACGAGTCCTACAACCTGATCATGGATCATGACCTTTGGGTTCGTTTCGCGGCTCGTCACCCGTTGCTGCACGTTTCCGCGGAGTGGGCTGCGGAGCGGACGCATCCTCAAGCCAAGACCGTCGCTCTCGCCGCAGGCTTCGTCGAGGAAGCTGAGACCCTGATCCGGAAGGCGGGCGTTGACCCGCGGTTGCGCCCCATGGTGGAGGCCAACCGGCAGCTGATCAGGGCCAGCTTGGATGCCTTTGCCGCCCGGCGGCTGATCGATGCCGGCGACTATCGGGGCGCCTCCCTGCGCTGGGCGCGCGCCGCCCGCACCAACGCCCGTGTCGGAATGCGCTACTGGTACAAGGCGGTGCAGGCCGGGCTGAGCGCGGCCGGTGTGAGTCGATGGTTCATTGGGTACCGGAATCTCCGTCGGAGCGCTCAGCATCGCCGCGCCGTGCTGGTCATGGGCGAGAGCGGCGGCGTGATACAGGCGCGGCCGGGCAGGGACGCCCTTGAGATCCAATGA
- a CDS encoding LTA synthase family protein gives MRSNDDRMAAVRTFGRLPLYPFLVAVSPVIALAAVNVEQMTPSEAARPLAVLLLGEAALMALLFLATRNWHRAALLALCWTLLFIAYGQVYETLERATLLGEPLGRHRYLMPIWAAAAAGSVWLVRRVREPERWAGVLNAAAGILIVIPLVQLGSYRVQVVQATGGDPEAGAQAQAELHRPQHPPDIYYIILDGYARDDVLMSMFGFDNSAFLEELEARGFSIARKSQSNYAQTDLSIASSLNYDYLQNLDESLGEESTVRAPLHDFIGESRVEADLESIGYTTVAFDTGYKATELRRADVFLNPRRQGLLKWIEQGDLSPFESILVYTTGLRVLADSSKILPQFLVPGMNDPYERHRERVLYVLSSLAELPKQPGPKFVFVHLVSPHQPFVFGPNGEPINPSGAFTLVADDNPPDPHLGSAGYIDQIRFLNSRLIPLLDEIVSESETPPVIIIQADHGPPVGSVSAEDRMRILNAYYLPGVGGTPVYDSISPVNTFRVVFREYFEAELPLAEDIAYFSSYKRPYDYYIVPGEGSE, from the coding sequence TTGAGATCCAATGACGATCGGATGGCGGCGGTGAGGACCTTCGGCCGCCTCCCGCTGTATCCGTTTCTGGTGGCCGTTTCCCCTGTGATCGCGCTGGCCGCCGTCAACGTCGAGCAGATGACGCCAAGCGAGGCCGCCAGGCCCTTGGCAGTTCTGCTCTTGGGGGAAGCAGCTCTGATGGCCTTGCTGTTCCTCGCAACGAGAAACTGGCACAGGGCTGCTCTGCTGGCTCTGTGTTGGACCTTGCTGTTCATCGCCTATGGGCAGGTCTACGAAACCCTCGAGCGAGCGACCCTCCTGGGCGAGCCGCTCGGGCGGCATCGGTACCTGATGCCGATCTGGGCCGCAGCCGCGGCCGGTTCGGTGTGGCTGGTGCGGCGGGTGCGCGAGCCGGAACGATGGGCGGGCGTTCTTAATGCCGCCGCGGGGATCCTGATCGTTATCCCTCTCGTTCAGCTGGGGAGCTATCGGGTCCAGGTGGTGCAGGCCACTGGCGGCGATCCCGAGGCAGGGGCCCAGGCCCAGGCCGAGCTTCACAGGCCACAACACCCTCCGGACATCTACTACATCATTCTGGATGGCTACGCCCGCGACGATGTGCTGATGAGCATGTTTGGCTTCGACAACTCAGCATTCCTCGAGGAGCTTGAAGCCCGCGGGTTCTCCATCGCCCGCAAGAGCCAGAGCAACTATGCCCAGACCGATCTCTCGATCGCCTCTTCCCTCAACTACGACTACCTTCAGAACCTGGATGAGTCGCTGGGGGAGGAGTCAACGGTACGGGCGCCGCTGCACGACTTCATTGGCGAGAGCCGGGTTGAGGCCGACTTGGAGTCCATCGGCTACACCACAGTCGCTTTCGACACCGGCTACAAGGCGACGGAACTGCGGCGGGCGGACGTCTTCCTCAATCCGAGGCGACAAGGGCTCTTGAAGTGGATCGAGCAGGGTGATCTCTCACCCTTCGAATCCATCCTCGTCTACACGACAGGCCTGCGGGTGCTGGCCGACTCGTCGAAGATCCTTCCGCAGTTCCTGGTGCCGGGTATGAACGACCCATATGAAAGGCACCGAGAGCGCGTCCTGTATGTGCTATCTTCTCTCGCCGAACTGCCCAAACAGCCAGGGCCGAAGTTCGTGTTCGTCCACCTCGTGTCTCCTCACCAGCCGTTCGTGTTCGGGCCAAACGGGGAGCCGATCAACCCGTCGGGCGCCTTCACCCTCGTCGCCGACGATAACCCCCCTGATCCGCACCTGGGGTCCGCAGGCTACATCGACCAGATCCGATTCCTCAACTCCAGGTTGATCCCGTTGCTGGATGAAATCGTCTCCGAGTCCGAGACTCCGCCCGTCATCATCATCCAAGCCGACCATGGCCCACCGGTTGGATCCGTATCGGCAGAAGATCGAATGCGGATCCTCAACGCCTACTACCTGCCCGGCGTCGGAGGGACCCCCGTCTACGACTCGATCAGTCCGGTGAATACCTTCCGCGTGGTCTTCCGGGAGTACTTCGAGGCTGAACTCCCCCTGGCGGAAGACATCGCCTATTTCTCGTCCTACAAGCGTCCATACGACTACTACATAGTTCCTGGTGAGGGTTCCGAGTGA